A single window of Lentisphaera araneosa HTCC2155 DNA harbors:
- a CDS encoding asparagine synthase-related protein translates to MLSHSQLDIQGDIHIYSHSSLAEQAEEYVLSLFTQTENNFVNKLYGDFSFLIHDQTKNEYFGARDHLGVIPFFYCFQNDKIFYSTKLKDLVHNPEITPQINDDWVIRYLNDWEEEEHETAYSNIFRLPPAHSLHYKNGNLKISRYWQMTKPETINISREEACRLFREKLTYAVKQRLPVDDTPLASELTGGVDSTTITALASKIDSAIHSFTHAAEHGNDERYLVNDFLEMHPEIKHKLITKKNVNIADDCRWATTHLAQPPRAGVGEWARQLMQAASESGSKIIFSGFGGDEGVSQRASGCAYAEFIKNHQWGHIYIEAKNRRPILWPYTFSHIIYKYFFKSKPLFFDNSFDQNFLKPEFRLPPQKQNHGLPRKSTFEYTKYLLPDRRHTAQRLEESYQLGAEFGLQYRYPLLDIKLIDFFNSLPTHCKVYLNQNRYLFRNESMSDLTPKTIRYNYDKSIGGSIVPGLDEVWTTLNSELDQVFDLPHINQHYIKQAHQEKHPTIPIYLLIACKELYRK, encoded by the coding sequence ATGCTTTCTCACTCTCAGCTTGATATCCAAGGTGATATCCATATTTACTCTCATTCATCTTTAGCAGAACAAGCTGAAGAATACGTTTTATCATTATTTACCCAAACAGAAAATAACTTTGTAAATAAACTCTACGGTGACTTTTCCTTCCTCATTCACGATCAAACTAAGAACGAATACTTTGGTGCCAGAGATCATTTAGGTGTCATCCCGTTTTTCTACTGCTTCCAAAATGATAAGATATTCTATTCCACTAAACTCAAAGACCTCGTCCATAACCCTGAAATTACTCCGCAAATCAATGATGATTGGGTCATACGTTATTTAAATGACTGGGAAGAAGAGGAACACGAAACGGCTTATAGCAATATTTTTCGCTTACCACCAGCTCATTCACTTCATTATAAAAATGGGAACTTAAAAATCTCTCGCTATTGGCAAATGACGAAACCTGAAACTATTAATATTAGCCGTGAAGAAGCTTGCAGACTTTTTAGAGAAAAATTGACTTATGCCGTCAAACAAAGACTTCCTGTTGATGATACTCCGCTGGCAAGTGAGCTTACGGGAGGTGTTGACTCCACTACCATTACCGCACTTGCTTCAAAAATTGACAGTGCAATACATAGCTTTACTCATGCCGCAGAGCACGGTAATGATGAACGTTATTTGGTTAATGACTTTCTAGAAATGCACCCGGAAATCAAACACAAACTGATCACAAAAAAAAATGTCAACATTGCTGATGATTGTCGTTGGGCAACTACACATTTAGCTCAACCGCCAAGAGCAGGTGTGGGTGAATGGGCTCGTCAACTTATGCAGGCCGCAAGTGAATCAGGTTCCAAAATTATTTTCTCAGGCTTCGGTGGCGATGAGGGGGTGAGTCAAAGAGCTAGCGGCTGTGCTTATGCAGAATTCATTAAAAACCACCAATGGGGTCATATCTACATCGAAGCTAAAAACCGCCGCCCTATTTTATGGCCCTACACTTTTTCTCATATTATCTATAAATACTTCTTCAAGAGCAAGCCACTTTTTTTTGACAACTCCTTTGACCAAAACTTTCTCAAACCGGAATTCCGCCTCCCCCCACAAAAGCAAAACCATGGCCTACCAAGAAAAAGCACTTTTGAATACACGAAATACCTACTTCCCGACAGGAGACATACTGCTCAGCGCCTTGAAGAATCTTATCAATTAGGCGCAGAGTTCGGCTTACAATACCGTTACCCTTTACTCGATATTAAACTCATTGATTTTTTCAATTCCTTACCTACGCACTGTAAAGTCTACCTCAATCAAAATCGCTATCTCTTTCGAAACGAATCCATGTCCGACCTTACACCAAAAACCATACGCTACAACTATGACAAAAGCATTGGAGGCAGTATCGTCCCCGGCTTAGATGAAGTTTGGACTACTCTTAACTCTGAGTTAGATCAAGTTTTTGATTTGCCCCACATTAATCAGCATTATATTAAGCAAGCTCATCAAGAGAAACATCCCACAATCCCCATATACCTACTTATTGCTTGTAAAGAACTCTATCGAAAGTAA
- a CDS encoding PqqD family peptide modification chaperone: MKLTNDTVLQRNPEIISSKIDDEVVMMSIEEGKYFGLDPIGSIIWELLDEPQSLEQILPILMQEFDVTEAQCEKDCMTFILDMIDKKTLISH; this comes from the coding sequence ATGAAATTAACAAATGACACAGTCTTACAACGCAATCCTGAAATTATCTCCAGCAAAATTGATGATGAAGTGGTGATGATGAGTATTGAAGAAGGCAAGTACTTTGGACTCGACCCCATTGGCTCAATCATTTGGGAGCTTCTCGATGAGCCCCAATCTCTTGAGCAAATACTCCCTATACTCATGCAAGAATTTGATGTTACTGAGGCACAGTGTGAAAAAGACTGCATGACTTTTATCCTCGATATGATTGATAAAAAAACCTTAATTTCACATTAG
- a CDS encoding ABC transporter ATP-binding protein, with protein sequence MIRKRLEFFFTKDFITQMKVFLKQISHYREIISFSLLLSIIANALGLIPALISGQIVDGYLSGRELANSPQIEKEILLWAGALFLAYVLSEVLNIIQNQVQLRFRTSFNHSLQDKLYKHVLHLPINFFNKTKSGELLSRFTNDINQITGLSNQLILTPINALLRLSVILAYCFYLSPWIALLILLIIGTLTILCMFLTKKTRPLQNEIYDKQAVIHGFLSEVFQGIRTVRSHAKEAEEISQHSQRHLDLNDTRLKSNLQIQGIYTLWSFMQAIAAALMLAGGSIMIIRGHMSLGELVVVQFFTAQLMNPIFNILSSISSTQGGLACLERYHKILSEELDNPPDSNRKKLDKCIEKIKIVNLNFSYLPDKPVLENISFTMQKGKTYALVGTSGSGKSTLADLICGFQKASIGNILINGIELQELNKENYIQHLAIVHQANFVFDGTIRDNILYGNTELTSSDLIELCQKAQLHDFIDSLELGLDSYIGENGIKLSGGQKQRLCLARAFAAKADLIILDEATSHLDSINERLIQKAVFENKNDLITLIIAHNLSTIKDVDQVIVLEKGEIKEIGTHEGLMKLRGLYFNMLKS encoded by the coding sequence ATGATTAGAAAACGTTTAGAGTTCTTTTTCACCAAGGATTTCATCACTCAGATGAAAGTTTTTCTTAAACAGATTTCTCACTATAGGGAAATCATTTCCTTTTCACTTTTGCTGTCTATTATTGCGAATGCTCTAGGCTTGATTCCCGCTTTAATAAGTGGCCAAATTGTTGATGGCTACCTGAGCGGGAGAGAACTGGCCAACTCTCCACAAATTGAAAAAGAAATTTTGCTCTGGGCTGGCGCACTGTTCTTAGCCTACGTTTTAAGCGAAGTTTTAAATATTATCCAAAATCAAGTTCAACTACGTTTTAGAACCTCTTTCAACCATAGCCTTCAAGACAAGCTCTATAAACACGTGCTTCACTTGCCCATAAACTTTTTCAACAAGACAAAGTCAGGAGAGCTTCTTTCTCGTTTTACTAACGACATCAATCAAATCACTGGCCTCAGTAATCAACTGATCCTCACCCCTATCAACGCCCTACTTCGTCTAAGCGTCATCCTTGCTTACTGCTTTTACTTGAGTCCGTGGATTGCCCTTTTGATACTATTGATCATCGGAACTCTCACAATTCTCTGTATGTTCCTCACCAAAAAAACGCGCCCTCTGCAAAATGAAATCTATGATAAGCAAGCTGTGATCCACGGCTTTTTAAGCGAGGTCTTTCAAGGCATACGCACTGTTCGCTCTCATGCAAAAGAAGCAGAAGAAATATCTCAACATAGCCAACGCCACCTCGACCTCAATGACACTCGCCTCAAATCAAACCTTCAAATACAAGGTATCTACACTCTTTGGTCATTTATGCAGGCTATTGCGGCTGCCCTCATGCTGGCAGGTGGTTCCATCATGATCATTCGAGGTCATATGAGCTTAGGTGAATTAGTGGTAGTACAATTTTTCACAGCTCAACTTATGAATCCCATTTTCAATATCCTTTCTTCTATCAGTTCAACTCAAGGTGGACTCGCCTGCCTCGAGCGCTATCACAAGATCTTGTCAGAAGAACTCGATAATCCCCCTGACTCCAACAGGAAAAAGCTTGATAAATGTATTGAAAAAATTAAAATCGTCAACTTAAACTTCTCCTATCTTCCCGATAAGCCAGTACTAGAAAACATTTCTTTTACTATGCAAAAAGGAAAAACCTATGCCCTTGTAGGAACAAGTGGTTCAGGGAAAAGCACCTTAGCCGACCTTATATGTGGGTTCCAAAAAGCTTCTATCGGCAATATCCTTATTAATGGAATCGAACTCCAGGAACTCAACAAAGAAAATTACATCCAACATTTGGCCATCGTTCACCAGGCGAACTTTGTTTTCGATGGCACCATTCGTGACAATATCCTTTACGGCAATACTGAACTGACAAGTTCAGATTTAATCGAATTATGCCAAAAAGCTCAACTCCATGATTTTATTGACTCCTTAGAACTTGGTCTAGACTCCTACATCGGAGAAAATGGCATCAAACTCTCAGGGGGTCAAAAACAACGCCTCTGTTTAGCTCGCGCCTTTGCAGCAAAAGCCGACCTCATCATTCTCGATGAAGCGACAAGTCATTTAGATTCCATCAATGAACGACTTATTCAAAAAGCTGTTTTTGAAAATAAAAATGACCTCATCACCCTGATTATCGCTCACAACCTCAGCACCATCAAAGATGTCGATCAGGTCATTGTACTAGAGAAAGGGGAAATAAAAGAAATAGGAACTCATGAGGGGCTTATGAAGCTGAGAGGACTTTATTTTAACATGCTTAAAAGCTAA
- a CDS encoding lasso peptide biosynthesis B2 protein: MLKSFLTFIKLPFKIKFLALEVFLELNLACLQLKTKEFKNLAKTLGQSESESPQNESSISNEIKLLKHLIFRIAELLPWKCVCFPQAIAGQRILNKKKLESTLYLGLKKEDGEIKAHAWLRHQQYIVTGDNGIEEYTVINSFTHEVSDD, encoded by the coding sequence ATGCTTAAAAGCTTTCTCACTTTCATTAAACTCCCCTTTAAAATCAAGTTCTTAGCTTTAGAAGTTTTTCTTGAGCTCAACTTAGCCTGCCTACAGCTCAAAACTAAGGAATTTAAAAACCTTGCCAAAACTTTGGGTCAGAGCGAAAGTGAATCTCCTCAAAATGAATCCTCCATCTCAAATGAGATCAAGCTCCTTAAGCACCTCATTTTTCGAATAGCTGAACTACTTCCTTGGAAATGTGTCTGCTTTCCACAGGCGATCGCTGGGCAAAGAATCCTCAATAAAAAAAAACTTGAGTCCACACTCTATTTAGGCCTTAAAAAAGAAGATGGCGAAATCAAAGCTCATGCATGGTTGCGTCATCAACAGTATATTGTCACTGGCGATAATGGCATTGAAGAATACACAGTCATCAACAGCTTCACTCACGAGGTTTCTGATGATTAG
- a CDS encoding 50S ribosomal protein L11 methyltransferase, with product MNPEQILQTNKRYEIIASSRRQVKVIINKKTYYLSDSIFSILAVTTLPISYNEIIQKLTTLSSSHSHWVQLTTTLNQAINIGLITSPDNSAIVIGTNSANFDSAPVHIRMLNDKTRTLAYQKAIREVVSENDIVVDIGTGTGVLAITAAQAGAKHVYAIEATELGKVAERNFAKNRLNDKITLLEGLSTEIHLPEKASVLVSEIIGNDPLNERIIPTTKDACKRLLKPEARLIPQTLEIYLLPLTVPTKLINKYFFTKRTCSDWKNAYQIDFSELLNTPTSNRLIELGSHKCKDFPTFSEPLLISKIVLSKISNETLSIQGSFKSQIDGVLNGFLIYFNSKLSPHTLLTLHPNESDSRNNWGNSIYVLESAQVLYTNQTVNFTYSFKNNQSSIVITDNA from the coding sequence ATGAATCCTGAACAGATTTTACAAACTAACAAGAGATATGAGATTATTGCCTCTTCGCGACGACAGGTAAAAGTAATCATCAACAAAAAAACTTATTATTTATCGGATTCTATTTTTTCTATTCTTGCCGTTACGACACTGCCAATCAGCTACAATGAAATCATTCAAAAACTGACCACCTTATCTAGCAGCCACTCCCATTGGGTTCAATTGACGACTACTCTAAATCAAGCTATCAATATTGGTTTAATAACTTCGCCAGATAACTCCGCCATAGTAATCGGCACCAACTCTGCAAACTTTGATTCTGCCCCCGTTCATATTCGCATGCTCAATGATAAAACTCGAACTCTAGCTTACCAAAAAGCAATTCGTGAAGTCGTAAGCGAAAATGACATAGTCGTCGATATAGGAACTGGAACTGGAGTACTTGCCATCACTGCGGCACAAGCAGGCGCCAAACATGTTTATGCAATTGAGGCAACAGAGTTGGGGAAAGTTGCAGAACGCAACTTTGCAAAGAATAGGCTAAATGATAAAATCACTCTACTCGAAGGTTTATCAACTGAAATACATCTCCCTGAAAAAGCCAGTGTTTTAGTCAGTGAAATTATCGGTAATGACCCACTGAATGAACGCATAATACCCACTACAAAAGATGCTTGTAAAAGACTTCTTAAGCCTGAGGCTCGTCTCATTCCTCAAACCTTAGAAATATATCTATTGCCTTTAACAGTACCAACGAAGCTTATCAACAAGTACTTTTTCACCAAGAGAACTTGCTCTGACTGGAAGAATGCCTACCAAATAGATTTTTCAGAACTCCTCAACACTCCTACTAGTAATAGATTAATCGAACTTGGATCACATAAATGCAAGGACTTCCCCACTTTTAGCGAACCTCTCTTAATTTCCAAAATCGTTCTTAGTAAAATAAGTAATGAAACCCTATCAATACAAGGCTCTTTCAAATCTCAAATCGATGGAGTCCTAAATGGTTTTTTAATCTACTTCAACTCCAAACTATCTCCTCATACACTACTTACACTGCATCCTAATGAATCTGACTCACGAAACAACTGGGGAAACTCTATTTACGTCCTAGAATCAGCTCAAGTTTTATACACAAATCAAACAGTAAACTTTACTTATTCTTTTAAAAATAATCAATCCTCTATAGTGATTACCGACAATGCTTAA
- the hisS gene encoding histidine--tRNA ligase, whose translation MADVLAKMMSGFPEWLPAAKRQEKRILDIVAKVYESYGFTPIETAAVEKVKSLATTGDVSKEIFGIHRLAGEGENKKAEFGLHFDLTLPTARYTADNFAKLQFPFKRYQIQKVWRGERPQKGRYREFYQADIDVIGDGTLPLHYEAEVVQVIYDIFTQLNIGEFTVKINNRKLLEGLYRQQDVDDMNATLIIVDKIDKIGKDEVVRLLIKSGLSIEQSTFCAELAEKKFSVSQALEFIQELDTSDELLAAAQNELKTIFDNLSHLPDGAVIFDLSIARGLDYYTGSVYECVINGLESYGSVCSGGRYDNLAEKFSKKKLPGVGLSIGISRLLYLLFENGRLDTLAPTPVQTYVVLFDESQRPKANKMATEMRANGINVEVAPSVKKFGKQIQFAEKRGAKFIVIPEQDREDQMKNLETGDQEDFSVEKMRGFLSS comes from the coding sequence ATGGCAGATGTATTAGCAAAAATGATGAGTGGCTTTCCCGAGTGGTTGCCAGCTGCAAAAAGACAAGAAAAGCGCATTTTAGATATTGTAGCCAAAGTCTACGAGAGTTACGGATTTACTCCGATTGAAACTGCTGCAGTAGAGAAAGTGAAAAGCTTAGCGACGACGGGTGATGTGAGTAAAGAAATTTTTGGCATTCATCGCTTAGCAGGAGAGGGTGAGAACAAGAAAGCTGAATTTGGTTTGCACTTTGACCTAACTTTACCAACGGCGCGCTACACAGCGGATAACTTTGCTAAACTGCAGTTTCCTTTTAAGCGTTATCAGATTCAAAAAGTCTGGCGTGGTGAACGTCCTCAGAAAGGTCGTTATCGTGAATTTTATCAGGCAGATATTGATGTGATTGGTGACGGCACACTTCCCCTACACTATGAAGCTGAAGTTGTTCAAGTTATTTACGATATCTTCACTCAGCTCAATATTGGCGAATTCACGGTGAAAATTAATAATCGCAAGTTACTTGAAGGTCTCTATCGTCAGCAGGATGTTGATGACATGAATGCAACTCTCATTATCGTCGACAAGATTGATAAAATTGGCAAAGACGAAGTCGTTCGTCTTCTTATTAAGAGTGGTTTGAGTATTGAGCAGTCGACTTTTTGCGCGGAACTCGCAGAAAAGAAGTTTTCTGTTTCTCAAGCACTGGAATTCATCCAAGAATTAGATACGAGTGACGAGCTTTTGGCAGCTGCACAGAATGAACTTAAAACAATTTTTGATAACCTCAGTCACTTGCCGGATGGTGCGGTCATTTTTGATTTATCGATAGCAAGAGGCCTCGACTACTACACCGGCTCAGTATATGAATGTGTGATTAATGGCCTCGAGAGTTATGGTAGTGTTTGTTCGGGTGGGCGTTACGATAACTTAGCAGAGAAGTTCTCTAAAAAGAAACTTCCTGGTGTAGGTTTATCAATTGGTATAAGTCGTTTGCTCTACCTTCTTTTTGAAAATGGCCGACTCGATACTCTAGCGCCAACGCCAGTGCAAACTTATGTCGTTCTTTTTGATGAGAGTCAGCGTCCGAAAGCCAATAAAATGGCGACAGAAATGCGTGCTAATGGTATTAATGTGGAAGTGGCTCCCAGTGTGAAAAAATTTGGCAAGCAGATTCAATTTGCCGAGAAACGCGGCGCCAAATTCATCGTTATTCCCGAGCAAGACCGTGAAGATCAGATGAAGAATCTGGAAACTGGTGATCAAGAAGATTTCTCCGTCGAGAAGATGAGAGGGTTTTTAAGCTCTTAG
- a CDS encoding Na(+)-translocating NADH-quinone reductase subunit A produces MSSYKLKKGYDLRIKGDAEATLETLPRPTQVALDGREFHGLRPKMMVKAGDKVKAGSPLFLQKGTENFYFTSPVSGTVKDVKRGERRVLQEVIVDADETDEFEEFQAISAGDLLNTSREVILEQILKSGLFGQVLARPFAVLADPAVEPRDIFVSAYLTGPLAPEINLILEGNEAAFQAGINALSKLTTGSVNLGIEGGRSDLSEALKNPANAKVHHFNGPHPAGNVGIQIHHIAPINKDEVVWTLTAQAVISIGNLFIQGKVVSEKVIALTGESIDKRKHVKVITGASVADVTKGRVKSDENLRYISGDVLSGRTITGGFIGSSTSQLTVIPEINKMEFMGWVLPGNEKESFSRTFFSFLSPNKKYSHNTGYHGGERAFVQTGAYESVVPMDLYPVHLIKCIMAGDLEAMEGLGILEVAPEDLALCDFVCVSKIEVQDTLRKGLDFFRKEGC; encoded by the coding sequence ATGAGCAGTTACAAACTGAAAAAAGGCTATGACCTGAGAATCAAAGGAGATGCGGAAGCAACTCTCGAGACTCTACCTCGACCGACGCAAGTCGCGCTCGATGGTCGTGAATTTCACGGTCTACGCCCCAAGATGATGGTGAAAGCAGGAGACAAGGTAAAAGCCGGATCCCCGCTTTTTTTGCAGAAAGGGACTGAAAATTTCTATTTCACAAGCCCTGTCAGTGGTACAGTAAAAGATGTTAAGCGCGGTGAGCGTCGTGTTCTACAAGAAGTTATTGTAGATGCTGACGAAACTGATGAGTTTGAAGAGTTTCAAGCTATTAGTGCCGGTGACTTACTCAACACAAGCCGTGAAGTGATTCTCGAGCAAATCCTCAAGTCAGGCTTATTTGGCCAGGTTCTAGCTCGCCCATTTGCGGTTCTCGCAGATCCGGCAGTTGAACCACGCGATATTTTCGTTTCAGCTTACTTGACGGGTCCTTTAGCTCCAGAAATCAATTTAATCCTCGAAGGTAACGAAGCCGCTTTCCAAGCAGGTATCAACGCGCTCTCGAAATTGACAACAGGTTCTGTAAATCTCGGTATTGAGGGAGGTCGTTCTGATCTTTCTGAAGCTCTTAAGAATCCTGCAAATGCTAAAGTTCACCACTTCAATGGCCCTCACCCAGCAGGTAACGTGGGTATTCAAATTCACCACATTGCACCCATTAACAAAGACGAAGTCGTTTGGACTCTTACCGCACAAGCAGTTATCAGCATCGGTAATTTGTTCATCCAAGGTAAAGTTGTTTCAGAGAAAGTTATCGCACTTACTGGTGAGTCAATTGATAAACGCAAGCACGTGAAAGTAATTACGGGCGCTTCAGTTGCCGATGTCACTAAGGGGCGTGTTAAATCAGATGAGAACTTACGTTATATTTCGGGAGATGTTCTCTCTGGCCGTACTATAACTGGAGGCTTTATTGGTTCAAGTACTTCTCAACTTACTGTGATTCCAGAAATCAATAAAATGGAATTTATGGGGTGGGTACTACCTGGTAACGAGAAAGAATCATTTTCAAGAACTTTCTTTTCATTCTTATCTCCAAATAAAAAATACTCTCACAACACAGGTTATCATGGTGGTGAACGTGCTTTCGTTCAGACGGGTGCTTATGAGTCGGTAGTTCCAATGGACCTTTATCCAGTGCATTTAATAAAATGTATTATGGCAGGTGATTTGGAAGCTATGGAAGGCTTGGGCATCCTTGAAGTTGCTCCTGAGGACTTAGCACTCTGCGACTTTGTCTGTGTATCTAAAATTGAAGTTCAAGACACACTCCGAAAGGGTCTTGACTTCTTCCGTAAAGAAGGATGCTAA